One genomic segment of Chitinophaga parva includes these proteins:
- a CDS encoding SusC/RagA family TonB-linked outer membrane protein, with protein MKKWFCMLCLAGGVASVHAQSRMIKGKVADETGQGLPGVSVKVLGTSLGTSTDAKGAFSLNADPGAQLIFTYVGFNTDTVPAIQAENGLVKMKTKVASLNDVVVVGYGTQKKANLTGAVSQVSGAVLDNRSIPNISQGLQGTIPNLNLVMGDGKPIQSPTYNVRGTTSIGQGGSALVLIDGVQGDPSLINPADVASVTVLKDASSAAIYGARAAFGVVLITTKNPAKGKTTVTYSSNYSLKSPTSVPDIVDNGYQYASEFNEAWSAWNDYSQTPQNINKTQPFSAAYLAEYKNRNANPSLPKVEVGANGNYVYYGNTNWYDLLYKNHSFSTDQNLAVSGASEKASYYITGRYFGQEGLFRYNSDNFKNYNFRAKGSLQVLPWLQLNNSTDFAYRTYHNPLNVGEGGGIWRNMADEGHPSSMLFNPDGTLTFSAAYTVGDFVYGRNGIDTTNQQLRNTTGFVARFAHDHFRVKGDFTFQYMNNGETQKRVPVPYSTAPGVIAYVGSAYNDLQNLTAKTNYIATNIYGEYENHFGNHYFKALAGYNFEQSSYSAFSALRNGLAYPGANNLNLALGQNISTAGYWDRWAILGGFGRLNYSYKERYLLEVNGRYDGSSKFPANQRYAFFPSISAGWRLSQEAFWHVNPKILSDVKIRGSYGSLGNGNVASYAYQELFNISQSGRVIGGVLPQKTNNPVVLPDGLTWETARTADGGIDLSLLNDRLAVTGDVYTRKTLNMFTVGPTLPDVFGADPPKGNYADLRTRGWEVSLNWHDKFTVANKPFNYNVGVWMSDYNAVITRYNNASGILTDYYKGQHVGDIWGLVNDGFMTDKDADTYNSGAMKATQYKSSTSGHWLAGDLKFKDLNGDQKITNGSNTLKDPGDQRVIGNTTPRYTYGISLGGSWNNFSINAFFQGVGKQDWYPGGEADAFWGQYNRPYNYALKYQEGNKWTADNPNAYFPRFRGYVAQGGNELSIAQTKYLQNVRYIRLKNLQIGYSLPHNMVERAHLGSARFFLSGENLWTASPLYKLTRNIDVENIGKSDVLLTGTSNNGNGNNYPILKSFTFGLQVSL; from the coding sequence ATGAAAAAATGGTTTTGTATGCTTTGCCTGGCAGGCGGTGTGGCAAGTGTTCACGCACAGTCCCGCATGATAAAAGGCAAGGTTGCCGATGAAACCGGCCAGGGATTACCCGGCGTTTCGGTAAAAGTATTGGGTACCAGTCTTGGCACCAGCACCGACGCAAAAGGAGCGTTCAGCCTTAACGCCGATCCTGGCGCGCAACTTATCTTTACCTATGTGGGTTTTAACACCGACACCGTGCCTGCCATCCAGGCGGAGAACGGCCTGGTGAAAATGAAAACCAAAGTGGCCTCTCTCAACGACGTAGTGGTGGTGGGGTACGGCACACAGAAAAAGGCTAACCTTACCGGCGCCGTGTCGCAGGTATCCGGCGCTGTGCTGGACAATCGCTCTATCCCCAACATCAGCCAGGGCCTGCAGGGCACCATTCCCAACCTGAACCTGGTGATGGGCGATGGTAAGCCCATCCAGTCCCCCACTTACAATGTGCGGGGTACTACCTCCATTGGCCAGGGTGGCAGTGCCCTTGTGCTGATAGACGGTGTGCAGGGTGATCCTTCCCTGATCAACCCCGCCGATGTGGCCAGTGTAACCGTACTGAAAGATGCGTCTTCCGCGGCTATCTATGGCGCCCGTGCTGCATTTGGGGTGGTGCTCATTACTACCAAGAATCCTGCAAAGGGTAAAACAACCGTTACTTATTCCTCGAACTATTCTCTGAAAAGCCCTACCTCCGTGCCGGATATCGTGGACAATGGCTACCAGTACGCCTCGGAGTTTAATGAAGCATGGTCTGCCTGGAACGACTATTCCCAGACCCCGCAGAATATCAATAAAACCCAGCCTTTCTCCGCTGCTTACCTGGCGGAATACAAGAACCGCAATGCAAATCCTTCCCTGCCAAAAGTGGAAGTGGGCGCCAACGGTAACTATGTATACTATGGCAATACCAACTGGTATGACCTGCTGTACAAGAACCACAGCTTCTCCACGGACCAGAACCTGGCGGTATCCGGCGCCAGCGAAAAGGCCAGCTACTACATCACCGGCCGTTACTTTGGCCAGGAAGGGTTGTTCCGTTACAATTCCGACAACTTCAAGAACTACAACTTCCGCGCTAAAGGCAGCCTCCAGGTATTGCCCTGGTTGCAGCTGAATAACAGCACCGACTTTGCTTACCGCACTTATCACAACCCGCTGAACGTGGGGGAAGGCGGCGGCATCTGGCGTAACATGGCGGATGAAGGCCACCCTTCCTCCATGTTGTTCAACCCGGATGGTACCCTGACCTTCTCTGCCGCTTACACCGTGGGCGACTTCGTTTATGGCAGGAACGGTATTGATACCACCAACCAGCAGCTGCGCAACACCACGGGTTTTGTGGCCAGATTTGCACACGACCACTTCCGCGTAAAAGGCGACTTTACCTTCCAGTACATGAACAATGGTGAAACCCAGAAGCGTGTGCCGGTGCCTTACAGCACTGCGCCCGGTGTGATCGCTTATGTGGGTTCCGCTTACAACGACCTGCAGAACCTGACTGCCAAGACCAACTACATTGCCACCAACATTTATGGTGAATATGAGAACCATTTTGGTAATCATTACTTCAAGGCACTGGCAGGTTACAACTTTGAGCAGTCTTCCTACTCCGCTTTCTCTGCCCTGCGCAATGGCCTGGCCTACCCCGGCGCCAATAACCTGAACCTGGCCCTGGGCCAGAATATCAGCACGGCAGGCTATTGGGACAGATGGGCCATCCTCGGTGGTTTTGGCCGTTTGAACTATTCTTACAAAGAGCGCTACCTGCTGGAAGTGAACGGCCGTTACGATGGCTCTTCCAAGTTCCCGGCTAACCAGCGTTATGCATTCTTCCCCTCCATATCTGCCGGCTGGCGCCTGTCGCAGGAAGCTTTCTGGCATGTAAACCCGAAGATCCTGTCTGACGTGAAGATCCGCGGTTCCTATGGTTCACTGGGCAATGGTAACGTAGCTTCCTATGCTTACCAGGAGCTGTTCAATATTTCACAATCCGGCCGCGTGATCGGTGGGGTGCTGCCGCAGAAGACCAATAACCCGGTGGTACTGCCCGATGGCCTTACCTGGGAAACCGCGCGCACTGCGGATGGCGGTATCGACCTGTCATTGCTGAACGACCGCCTGGCGGTAACCGGTGATGTGTATACCCGCAAAACGCTGAACATGTTTACCGTAGGGCCCACCCTGCCGGACGTTTTCGGTGCAGATCCTCCCAAGGGCAACTATGCTGACCTGCGTACCCGCGGCTGGGAAGTGAGCCTGAACTGGCACGACAAATTCACCGTGGCCAACAAACCTTTCAACTATAACGTAGGCGTGTGGATGTCTGATTACAACGCGGTGATCACGCGTTACAACAATGCTTCCGGTATTCTCACGGATTACTACAAGGGCCAGCACGTAGGTGACATCTGGGGCCTGGTGAATGATGGCTTCATGACCGACAAGGACGCGGATACTTACAACAGCGGCGCCATGAAGGCCACGCAATACAAGTCTTCCACTTCCGGCCACTGGCTGGCTGGCGACCTGAAATTCAAGGACCTGAACGGCGATCAGAAGATCACCAATGGTTCCAATACGCTGAAAGACCCGGGAGACCAGCGCGTGATCGGGAACACCACACCCCGTTACACTTACGGCATCAGCCTGGGTGGTTCCTGGAATAACTTTTCCATCAACGCTTTCTTCCAGGGCGTAGGCAAACAGGATTGGTATCCCGGTGGGGAAGCAGATGCATTCTGGGGCCAGTACAACCGTCCTTACAACTATGCACTGAAATACCAGGAAGGCAACAAATGGACAGCAGACAACCCGAACGCCTATTTCCCCCGCTTCCGCGGCTACGTAGCACAGGGTGGTAACGAGCTGTCTATTGCCCAGACCAAGTACCTGCAGAACGTGCGCTACATCCGCCTCAAGAACCTGCAGATCGGGTACTCCCTGCCGCACAACATGGTAGAAAGGGCACACCTGGGCAGCGCACGCTTCTTCCTCTCCGGCGAAAACCTGTGGACGGCGTCCCCGCTGTATAAGCTGACCCGCAACATTGACGTGGAGAACATCGGTAAATCTGACGTACTGCTCACTGGCACTTCCAACAATGGTAATGGTAACAACTACCCGATCCTGAAGAGCTTTACGTTTGGCCTGCAAGTTTCATTATAA
- a CDS encoding RagB/SusD family nutrient uptake outer membrane protein encodes MHIPFKKQWAAVMLSGAALLAACTKALDQQPQASATNAAVFGSEAGLKLYTTSLYDILPDINTPFRTDCNLSDFGAVTTVPDFIRTGVYTPQSEAADNWNWKPLRNVNYFIVNNVNPAIPQATRDNYTAIARFFRAFFYFEKVKRYGDVPWISHPLAVDDSLLYAKRDSRVLVMDSVIADLDWAASHIIAGEDATRSTITQNVILGFKSRVCLFEGTFRKYRGDALPGSTDLLTQAAAAAKAVMDGGKYSLNQGTLAYRNLFISPAPVSSEVMLANVASSTLGKYNDANWFYTSATYGNRFSFTRDFINTYLMTDGTPFTSIAGHDTMTLAHETQNRDLRLAQTIRTPGYTRINSGKVQAAPPVFSYTYTAYQPIKWCLDDMTYDAGANNTNSIPVMRYAEILLNYAEAMDELNQMSATIWQQTIGALRTRAGIANANAMPTVIDPYMQSTYYPDVTKATTMEIRRERAIELALEGFRWMDLTRWAHGDLLLKKWNGMYVPALNVPMDLNADGVMDVCFYKDTAPANPVAGVTYVNVGATVGGVANPQRLSNDTYGELHWQDATSRTFQPFMYVYPLPLTALQLNTNLTQNEGWDKL; translated from the coding sequence ATGCATATACCCTTTAAAAAACAATGGGCTGCTGTGATGTTGTCTGGCGCCGCTTTGCTGGCGGCTTGTACCAAGGCCCTGGACCAGCAGCCGCAGGCCAGCGCCACCAATGCGGCGGTATTTGGTTCTGAAGCCGGCCTCAAATTGTATACGACTTCTTTATATGATATCCTGCCGGACATCAACACGCCTTTCCGTACAGACTGTAACCTGTCTGATTTTGGCGCAGTGACCACCGTGCCTGACTTTATCCGTACCGGTGTGTACACCCCGCAATCGGAAGCTGCCGATAACTGGAACTGGAAGCCGCTGCGCAATGTGAACTATTTCATCGTGAACAACGTAAACCCGGCGATACCGCAGGCTACCCGCGATAACTACACCGCGATAGCCCGTTTCTTCCGCGCGTTCTTCTATTTTGAAAAAGTAAAACGTTATGGCGATGTGCCCTGGATCAGTCATCCATTGGCGGTAGACGACAGCCTGCTGTACGCCAAACGCGATTCCCGCGTATTGGTAATGGACTCCGTGATCGCTGACCTGGACTGGGCCGCGAGCCACATCATTGCCGGTGAAGATGCTACCCGCAGCACCATTACCCAGAACGTGATCCTGGGCTTCAAATCCCGGGTGTGCCTGTTTGAAGGTACCTTCCGCAAATACCGCGGTGATGCATTGCCCGGCTCCACAGACCTGCTTACCCAGGCCGCTGCCGCTGCCAAGGCGGTAATGGATGGTGGTAAATATTCCCTGAACCAGGGCACCCTGGCTTACCGCAACCTGTTCATCAGCCCTGCGCCGGTATCCAGTGAAGTAATGCTGGCAAACGTGGCCAGCAGCACCCTGGGCAAGTACAATGATGCCAACTGGTTTTACACCAGTGCTACGTATGGCAACCGTTTCAGCTTCACCCGCGATTTCATCAACACTTACCTGATGACAGACGGTACACCTTTTACCAGCATAGCCGGCCATGACACCATGACCCTGGCACATGAAACCCAAAACCGCGACCTGCGCCTGGCGCAGACCATCCGCACCCCGGGTTACACGCGTATCAACAGCGGTAAGGTACAGGCAGCACCGCCTGTGTTCTCTTATACCTACACCGCTTACCAGCCCATTAAATGGTGCCTGGATGACATGACCTATGATGCCGGTGCAAACAATACCAACAGTATCCCGGTAATGCGCTATGCGGAGATCCTGCTGAACTACGCGGAAGCAATGGATGAACTGAACCAGATGAGTGCTACGATCTGGCAGCAGACCATTGGTGCCCTGCGCACCCGCGCCGGCATCGCCAATGCTAATGCAATGCCTACCGTGATAGATCCGTATATGCAATCTACTTACTACCCGGACGTGACCAAGGCTACCACTATGGAGATCCGCCGTGAGCGCGCCATTGAGCTTGCCCTGGAAGGCTTCCGCTGGATGGACCTGACCCGTTGGGCGCATGGCGACCTGCTGCTGAAAAAATGGAATGGCATGTACGTGCCGGCCCTCAATGTACCGATGGACCTGAATGCCGACGGTGTGATGGATGTATGCTTCTACAAGGATACCGCCCCGGCTAATCCTGTAGCGGGTGTTACCTATGTAAATGTAGGCGCCACCGTGGGCGGTGTAGCCAACCCCCAGCGCCTGTCTAACGATACTTATGGTGAACTGCACTGGCAGGATGCTACTTCCCGTACCTTCCAGCCCTTCATGTACGTGTACCCATTGCCGCTCACAGCCCTGCAACTGAACACGAACCTGACGCAGAACGAAGGTTGGGATAAACTTTAG
- a CDS encoding endonuclease/exonuclease/phosphatase family protein: protein MRKNIWMAVICLFAGLQASMAQRFTVGTYNLRNDNNKEDAANGNGWQTRYPVITNLLRFHGFDIFGTQEGMKHQLENLKDSLPGFAYIGVGRDDGKEAGEHSAIFYNTEKFKVMQQGNFWLSEVEDRPNKGWDAVLPRICTWGLFKETRTGFTFYMFNLHMDHIGVKARAESAKLILKKIKEMTNGRPVILTGDFNVDQTSESYKLLATSNVLFDAYETTKLRYALTGSFNAFKPNLATTSRIDHIFLTKDFTVQRYGILDDTYRSKDGDTGTARMPSDHFPVMADVTHGK, encoded by the coding sequence ATGAGAAAGAATATCTGGATGGCAGTGATCTGCCTTTTCGCAGGGCTGCAGGCCTCCATGGCCCAGCGTTTTACGGTAGGCACGTATAACCTGCGCAACGACAACAACAAGGAAGATGCTGCGAACGGCAACGGCTGGCAAACCCGCTACCCGGTGATCACGAACCTGCTGCGTTTTCACGGGTTCGATATTTTTGGCACCCAGGAAGGTATGAAACACCAACTGGAAAACCTGAAGGACAGCCTGCCCGGTTTTGCTTACATCGGGGTAGGGCGTGATGATGGAAAGGAAGCAGGAGAGCACTCCGCCATTTTCTATAACACGGAAAAATTCAAGGTGATGCAGCAGGGTAATTTCTGGCTCTCTGAAGTGGAAGACCGCCCTAATAAAGGCTGGGATGCCGTGCTGCCGCGCATCTGCACCTGGGGCCTGTTTAAGGAGACCAGGACTGGTTTTACCTTCTACATGTTCAACCTGCACATGGACCACATAGGTGTGAAAGCCCGCGCAGAAAGTGCAAAGCTGATCCTGAAAAAGATCAAGGAGATGACCAATGGCCGCCCCGTGATCCTCACCGGTGATTTCAACGTGGACCAGACCAGCGAGTCTTACAAATTGCTGGCCACCAGCAATGTGCTGTTTGATGCGTACGAGACCACGAAGCTGCGTTATGCGCTGACCGGTTCTTTCAACGCCTTTAAGCCAAACCTGGCCACCACCAGCCGCATTGACCACATCTTCCTCACCAAGGACTTCACCGTACAGCGTTACGGCATCCTGGATGATACCTACCGAAGCAAGGATGGCGATACGGGCACGGCCCGCATGCCTTCTGACCACTTCCCCGTGATGGCGGATGTGACCCACGGTAAATAA
- a CDS encoding alpha/beta hydrolase, with translation MKKIFMTLALAVASTLCALAQGPVKNIILVHGAFADGSGWEGVYNILTKQGYNVVVDQNPLSSLEDDVASVNRILDKMEGPVILVGHSWGGAVITQAGGSDKVAGLVYVAAFQPEVGETVLQLASSAPTLPEYGILPPDAQGNIYIDKAKFHKAFCADLPAAKAAFMCASQGVWSAKGPTTPLTVAAWKTKPSWAIVATGDKCINPVIERTMYRRSGASTTEINGSHVVFISHPAEVAKVIADAAMHAGK, from the coding sequence ATGAAAAAGATCTTTATGACGCTGGCGCTGGCAGTAGCAAGTACACTGTGCGCACTGGCACAGGGACCGGTGAAGAACATCATCCTGGTGCACGGCGCTTTTGCAGACGGCTCCGGCTGGGAAGGCGTTTACAACATCCTTACCAAACAAGGTTACAATGTAGTGGTAGATCAAAACCCGTTAAGCTCACTGGAAGATGATGTGGCATCTGTGAACCGGATCCTGGACAAGATGGAAGGCCCGGTGATCCTGGTAGGCCACTCCTGGGGGGGTGCGGTGATCACCCAGGCCGGTGGTTCAGACAAGGTAGCAGGCCTCGTGTATGTAGCCGCATTCCAGCCGGAAGTAGGTGAAACCGTGCTACAACTGGCCAGCTCAGCGCCCACGCTGCCGGAATATGGCATCCTGCCGCCGGATGCACAAGGCAATATCTACATTGATAAAGCCAAGTTCCACAAGGCATTCTGCGCAGACCTGCCCGCGGCTAAAGCAGCTTTCATGTGTGCATCGCAGGGGGTATGGAGCGCCAAAGGCCCCACCACACCGCTCACCGTGGCCGCCTGGAAAACCAAGCCCAGTTGGGCGATCGTAGCCACTGGCGACAAATGCATCAACCCTGTCATTGAACGCACCATGTACAGACGCAGCGGTGCCAGCACCACGGAGATCAACGGCAGCCATGTTGTATTCATCTCTCACCCCGCGGAAGTAGCGAAAGTGATCGCAGATGCAGCGATGCATGCCGGGAAGTAA
- a CDS encoding alpha/beta hydrolase: MKKQVMQLALAVSLLAGAAHAQVKTLDPQKDPKIGKEVKAFLKVLNVPGAKGLETFSPADARKVLEGAQQSVQVDVSGIEVTEKNVQEDGLNLKLYVVRPEGVSGTLPVFMFFHGGGWILGDFATHKRLVRDLVVNSGAVAVFVEYSRSPEAHYPTALIECYAGTKWVAEHGAEINVDPSRLAIAGNSVGGNLTAAVALMAKDKHGPALKLQVMLWPVTDANFNTGSYLEFATDRFLTRNMMIWFWDAYTPKNNRMAYYVTPLKASLDELKDLPPALIQVAENDVLRDEGEAYGRKLDQAGVPTTLVRFDGLIHDYGLLNPIATVPAVQSAMRYAGNELRNALK, translated from the coding sequence ATGAAAAAACAAGTTATGCAGCTGGCGCTGGCAGTAAGCCTGCTGGCCGGCGCTGCGCATGCCCAGGTGAAGACCCTGGACCCGCAGAAAGATCCGAAGATCGGAAAGGAAGTAAAGGCGTTTTTAAAAGTGCTGAACGTACCGGGAGCCAAAGGCCTGGAAACCTTTAGCCCGGCGGATGCCCGCAAGGTGCTGGAAGGCGCGCAGCAATCCGTACAGGTGGATGTCTCCGGCATTGAGGTGACCGAAAAGAACGTGCAGGAAGACGGGCTGAACCTGAAGCTGTACGTGGTGCGCCCTGAAGGCGTGAGTGGTACGCTGCCCGTGTTCATGTTCTTCCACGGTGGTGGATGGATCCTGGGCGACTTTGCCACGCACAAGCGCCTGGTGCGCGACCTGGTGGTGAACTCCGGTGCAGTGGCCGTATTCGTGGAATACTCCCGTAGCCCGGAAGCACATTATCCTACCGCACTGATTGAATGCTATGCCGGCACCAAATGGGTGGCGGAGCATGGGGCGGAGATCAATGTAGATCCTTCCCGCCTGGCAATTGCCGGCAACAGTGTAGGTGGCAATCTTACAGCGGCCGTAGCCCTGATGGCAAAAGACAAGCATGGCCCTGCATTGAAGCTCCAGGTAATGCTGTGGCCTGTTACGGATGCAAACTTCAACACCGGTTCTTACCTGGAGTTTGCCACTGACCGTTTCCTGACCCGCAACATGATGATCTGGTTCTGGGACGCTTACACCCCGAAGAATAATCGCATGGCCTATTATGTAACACCGCTGAAGGCGTCCCTGGACGAGCTGAAAGACTTGCCCCCGGCTCTCATCCAGGTAGCAGAAAATGATGTGCTGCGCGATGAAGGCGAGGCGTATGGGCGCAAACTGGACCAGGCAGGCGTACCCACTACACTGGTGCGTTTTGATGGCCTGATCCATGACTATGGCCTGCTCAACCCCATTGCCACGGTGCCTGCGGTACAATCTGCCATGCGCTATGCCGGCAATGAATTGCGCAATGCATTGAAATAG
- a CDS encoding WG repeat-containing protein yields the protein MFNTRFYRKPLLLCSLFLLAFFCRAVAQELEGGSRFVHGFARVQQGSDYYYIDSTGKRAFDRILDRDGHAFDVVPVAGNDGIIPGADTAEGHLPEYFKLVSLDKKQGVLLLSGKWMLRPEYDSIATEYREAWRVTKGGKSTLYKATGFALPFLFDAVNELDGNCFLVQQDDKWGIYDKRAAKLTTPCVYEDMDYCFGCESKGDYAFAQKNGKWGVISFRNDILLPFEYDHQHANMRSDEWVQCLSRDNKPLLINLRTKAVTEDTCGCLDREDDSAPLLADGFRTVRQGKLYGMVNADGQKVLPTQYESIRYDGIALPRPLVEISQQGKSGIADTSGHMIIQPLYDDYFMMISDTLLVAVRENKCYLFNTKGQPVLQGAYDDIRPWRPMDSDTTTAFLKLVRGELMGFYNLHTRKLVAPQYSYIYDTDTSRKYYLMAEKNGRQGVIDTNGTVIIPPRFDDVQFLANGYPNQAQVAINYKYGIYDYVKNVLVIPARYNNITPVAHHELYFVQRDNDKAEGLLDLEGKVAYPVLSRQRLDQADTLANYFVISRRDSLSEKLRYTVFNSRTHERYALPYDTVVPGGYKDRVGVHVGKRQYALFDLATRKTVEGAYTQDGLPQLVYPYQDKAMIMKNDKIGIIDTAGNFKIPPVYDMLYPVMENTYLFVQRDANGAAHYGYGDSTTKLFVPMEYDFLPGDREDYLRDSLLLLVKRGPDGTVLKGFAGLDGKTVIPAKYESIRATENKQYFLVKAGEQSGIIRRNGEVVLPVEFEEVLLDDNTLYFGEAAFSFPVMAKKNGTWAYYDTEGKALPLRMKATIDYMPVEEPVVVPVEAGH from the coding sequence ATGTTTAACACCCGTTTTTACAGGAAACCCCTGCTATTGTGCAGCCTTTTTTTACTGGCATTTTTTTGCCGGGCTGTTGCCCAGGAACTGGAGGGAGGCTCCCGTTTTGTCCATGGATTTGCCCGCGTGCAGCAGGGAAGCGACTATTATTATATTGACAGTACCGGCAAGCGTGCTTTTGACCGGATACTGGACCGGGACGGCCATGCGTTTGACGTGGTGCCCGTGGCTGGCAATGATGGCATCATACCCGGTGCAGATACCGCGGAGGGCCACCTGCCGGAGTATTTTAAACTGGTGTCCCTGGACAAAAAACAGGGCGTGTTGCTGCTATCCGGGAAGTGGATGCTGCGCCCGGAGTATGATAGCATTGCCACGGAGTACCGGGAAGCATGGAGGGTAACAAAGGGTGGGAAGTCTACCCTGTACAAGGCTACTGGCTTCGCCCTGCCTTTCCTGTTTGATGCGGTGAATGAGCTGGACGGCAACTGTTTCCTCGTACAGCAGGATGATAAATGGGGCATTTATGACAAGCGGGCCGCAAAACTTACCACGCCTTGCGTGTACGAAGACATGGACTACTGTTTTGGTTGTGAAAGCAAAGGAGATTACGCATTTGCCCAAAAGAACGGCAAGTGGGGCGTCATCAGTTTCCGGAATGACATATTATTGCCCTTTGAATATGACCACCAGCATGCCAATATGCGCAGTGATGAATGGGTGCAATGCCTGTCACGCGATAATAAGCCCTTGCTCATTAACCTGCGCACCAAGGCGGTAACAGAAGATACCTGCGGCTGCCTGGACAGGGAGGATGACAGCGCACCGTTGCTGGCGGATGGTTTCAGGACTGTACGACAGGGGAAATTATACGGGATGGTAAATGCGGATGGCCAGAAAGTACTGCCCACGCAATATGAATCCATCCGCTACGATGGGATCGCATTGCCCAGGCCACTGGTAGAGATCAGCCAGCAAGGTAAGAGCGGCATTGCCGATACCAGCGGCCATATGATCATTCAGCCCCTGTATGATGATTATTTCATGATGATCAGTGATACCCTGCTGGTAGCCGTCAGGGAAAACAAGTGCTATTTATTCAACACGAAAGGGCAGCCGGTATTACAAGGCGCTTACGACGATATCCGCCCCTGGCGCCCCATGGATAGCGATACCACAACGGCATTCCTGAAACTGGTCCGGGGAGAGCTGATGGGTTTCTATAACCTGCATACCCGCAAGCTGGTGGCACCACAATACAGCTACATTTATGATACGGATACAAGCCGGAAATACTACCTCATGGCGGAAAAGAATGGCAGGCAGGGTGTAATAGACACCAATGGCACCGTGATCATCCCACCCCGCTTTGACGATGTACAGTTCCTGGCGAACGGTTATCCTAACCAGGCGCAGGTGGCAATTAACTACAAATACGGTATCTACGACTATGTCAAAAATGTCCTCGTAATACCGGCGCGCTATAACAATATTACACCGGTGGCGCACCACGAACTGTATTTTGTACAAAGGGATAATGATAAAGCGGAAGGCCTGCTGGACCTGGAAGGTAAGGTGGCGTACCCGGTGCTTTCCCGCCAGCGCCTTGACCAGGCAGATACCCTGGCCAATTATTTTGTAATATCCCGCCGTGATTCCCTGTCGGAGAAGCTGCGTTACACAGTATTTAACAGCCGTACGCATGAGCGGTATGCCTTGCCTTATGATACGGTGGTACCAGGTGGTTATAAGGACCGTGTAGGCGTGCACGTTGGCAAGCGGCAATATGCCCTGTTTGACCTGGCAACCCGGAAGACGGTTGAAGGTGCTTACACACAGGATGGCCTGCCCCAGCTGGTTTATCCCTACCAGGATAAGGCAATGATCATGAAAAATGATAAGATCGGGATCATTGATACCGCCGGTAATTTTAAGATCCCACCGGTGTATGATATGCTTTACCCGGTGATGGAAAACACCTACCTCTTTGTGCAGCGCGATGCCAACGGGGCCGCGCACTACGGTTATGGCGATAGTACCACAAAGCTCTTCGTGCCCATGGAATATGATTTCCTGCCGGGTGACCGGGAAGATTATCTCCGGGACAGCCTGTTGCTGCTGGTGAAACGAGGCCCTGACGGTACCGTGCTGAAAGGCTTTGCGGGCCTGGATGGAAAGACGGTGATCCCTGCAAAATATGAATCGATCCGTGCTACGGAAAATAAGCAATATTTCCTGGTAAAAGCTGGTGAGCAATCCGGCATCATCCGCCGGAATGGGGAAGTGGTGCTGCCGGTGGAGTTTGAAGAGGTGTTGTTGGATGACAATACGCTTTACTTCGGGGAAGCTGCCTTTAGCTTCCCGGTAATGGCAAAGAAAAATGGCACCTGGGCGTATTACGATACGGAAGGAAAGGCATTACCCCTGCGCATGAAAGCCACGATCGACTATATGCCGGTAGAGGAGCCGGTGGTTGTTCCTGTGGAAGCGGGGCATTAA
- a CDS encoding sulfite exporter TauE/SafE family protein → MEAVLTGALVLGFIGSAHCVGMCGPLVLAMPFSVQGPGRRRQGMLAYHGGRIGMYALLGSAFGLIGERLKLAGWQHALSIGAGILLLLFALATLLPRWFPATKALRGWQKLWQPLMLRLMQRPGTPAMLALGMLNGLLPCGMVYMAIAGALALGGVLQGSLFMIAYGLGTLPALLLLSMVSWKMDASTRLYLRKAAPYLGMLLAALLIVRGLMPDAAHGLFRHFIRCGH, encoded by the coding sequence ATGGAAGCGGTACTGACAGGCGCGCTGGTATTGGGTTTCATTGGCAGCGCGCATTGCGTGGGCATGTGCGGGCCATTGGTACTGGCCATGCCCTTTTCTGTGCAGGGCCCGGGCCGGCGCAGGCAGGGCATGCTGGCCTACCACGGCGGGCGCATTGGCATGTATGCCTTACTGGGCTCCGCTTTTGGGCTTATCGGGGAAAGATTGAAACTGGCAGGATGGCAACATGCGTTGTCTATCGGTGCCGGCATACTGTTGCTCCTGTTTGCCCTGGCCACCCTCCTGCCCCGCTGGTTCCCGGCCACAAAGGCATTGCGCGGTTGGCAAAAATTATGGCAACCACTTATGCTCCGGCTAATGCAACGCCCCGGCACCCCGGCTATGCTGGCCTTGGGTATGCTCAATGGGTTACTGCCCTGCGGCATGGTGTACATGGCCATAGCCGGTGCACTGGCGCTAGGCGGGGTATTACAGGGTAGTTTATTCATGATCGCTTACGGGCTGGGAACCCTTCCCGCACTTTTATTACTGTCCATGGTAAGCTGGAAAATGGATGCCTCTACGCGGCTTTACCTGCGCAAAGCAGCGCCCTATCTTGGTATGTTACTGGCGGCGCTGCTCATTGTGCGGGGACTTATGCCCGATGCGGCGCACGGGCTGTTCCGGCACTTCATCCGCTGCGGGCATTAA